In one window of Candidatus Avedoeria danica DNA:
- a CDS encoding GNAT family N-acetyltransferase, with the protein MTPPAAPPTPTLRGAHVTLRPYGAGFSDDELRTLYGWARDDEVLALAGGLPLTLDFEHFKALFLAQLPRHNGPHEQLFVILDAEGELVGRAGLYRLDPPLHRAELGIVIGRRDRWAQGIGRDTVRTLVRYGVEDLGLTRIVLFTYPSNERAQRAFASAGFRKVRTVRRFSLEMGAHDVIEMVWEAVANASQ; encoded by the coding sequence GTGACCCCTCCCGCGGCCCCGCCGACGCCCACCCTCCGCGGTGCGCACGTCACGCTGCGCCCGTACGGCGCCGGTTTCAGCGACGACGAGCTCCGGACACTCTACGGCTGGGCGCGCGACGACGAGGTGCTCGCGCTGGCCGGAGGGCTGCCGTTGACGCTCGATTTCGAGCACTTCAAGGCGCTGTTCCTCGCCCAGCTGCCGCGTCACAATGGTCCGCACGAGCAGCTCTTCGTGATCCTCGACGCTGAAGGCGAGCTCGTCGGCCGGGCCGGCCTCTACCGCCTCGATCCACCCCTTCATCGCGCCGAGCTCGGCATCGTCATCGGCCGGCGCGACCGCTGGGCGCAGGGCATCGGACGCGACACCGTGCGCACGCTCGTCCGATACGGCGTCGAGGACCTCGGCTTGACGCGGATCGTGCTCTTCACCTACCCCAGCAACGAACGCGCCCAACGCGCCTTCGCCAGCGCCGGCTTCCGGAAGGTGCGCACCGTGCGGCGCTTCAGTCTGGAGATGGGGGCGCACGACGTGATCGAGATGGTCTGGGAAGCTGTCGCCAACGCGTCGCAATGA
- the gcvT gene encoding glycine cleavage system aminomethyltransferase GcvT, which translates to MGARLCAHTVRRLISARPLHGSLHVPYRGLQSAACRPESPSGAHPVKRTPLHAQHVALGARMTAFGGWDMPVWYAGIAAEHTAVRTAVGLFDVSHMGEFVVHGKGATAALRRLLTNDCAELKAGEAQYTLLPNASGGTVDDLLVYRLEDEVYILVVNAGNIDKDRVWLLDQLRRIGSRAKLDDRSDEHGLIALQGPKAADVLAGLTDLDVRTMAYYAFDRGPVAGRQALVSRTGYTGEDGYEIMLSNDDTPAVWDALLAAGAPHGIQPCGLGARDSLRLEAAMPLYGHELDDETSALEAGLARFVKVAKEGLDGPAVGAERLAREAAEGVPRKLVGLVLEDRGIARDGMGILVDGQPVGRVTSGALTPTLDRAIALGYVPPANGAVDTVVAVDIRGRAVPARIVRRPFYKRPRT; encoded by the coding sequence ATGGGCGCACGGCTGTGCGCCCATACCGTCCGTCGCCTGATATCCGCGCGGCCGTTGCATGGTTCATTGCACGTGCCGTATCGCGGACTACAATCCGCCGCCTGCCGCCCCGAATCACCCTCAGGAGCCCACCCAGTGAAGCGCACCCCGCTCCATGCCCAGCACGTCGCGCTCGGCGCGCGGATGACCGCGTTCGGGGGTTGGGACATGCCGGTGTGGTACGCCGGCATCGCCGCCGAGCACACCGCCGTCCGCACCGCCGTCGGCCTGTTCGACGTCAGCCACATGGGCGAGTTCGTCGTGCACGGCAAGGGCGCGACGGCCGCGCTGCGCCGCCTGCTGACGAACGACTGCGCCGAACTCAAGGCGGGCGAGGCGCAGTACACGCTGCTCCCGAACGCGTCGGGCGGCACCGTCGACGATCTGCTCGTCTACCGGCTCGAGGACGAGGTCTACATCCTCGTCGTGAACGCCGGCAACATCGACAAGGACCGCGTCTGGCTGCTCGACCAGCTGCGCCGCATCGGCAGCCGCGCCAAGCTGGACGACCGCTCCGACGAGCACGGCCTGATCGCCCTGCAAGGCCCCAAGGCCGCCGACGTCTTGGCCGGCCTGACCGACCTCGACGTGCGCACGATGGCCTATTACGCGTTCGACCGCGGCCCGGTGGCCGGCCGCCAGGCGCTCGTGTCGCGCACCGGCTACACCGGCGAGGACGGCTACGAGATCATGCTGTCCAACGACGACACCCCGGCCGTCTGGGACGCGCTCCTGGCGGCCGGCGCGCCGCACGGCATCCAGCCCTGCGGCCTCGGCGCGCGCGACAGCCTGCGCCTCGAGGCGGCGATGCCGCTCTACGGGCATGAACTCGACGACGAGACGAGCGCGCTCGAGGCCGGCCTCGCGCGCTTCGTCAAGGTCGCCAAAGAGGGACTCGATGGGCCGGCCGTCGGCGCCGAGCGGCTGGCGCGCGAAGCGGCCGAAGGGGTGCCGCGCAAGCTCGTCGGTCTCGTCCTCGAGGACCGCGGCATCGCCCGCGATGGGATGGGCATCCTCGTCGACGGCCAGCCGGTCGGCCGCGTCACGAGCGGCGCGCTGACGCCCACGCTCGACCGGGCGATCGCGCTCGGCTACGTGCCGCCGGCCAACGGCGCCGTCGACACCGTCGTGGCCGTCGATATCCGCGGCCGCGCGGTGCCGGCGCGGATCGTCCGCCGTCCGTTCTACAAGCGCCCGCGCACCTGA